Part of the Gammaproteobacteria bacterium genome, TTTTTGCCTACGACACGGAACTTATAATTGCCAGCAGCAGCTAATTTTGCGACAAGTGGTTCCACGGGGCCGGTCCAGTCTACAGAAGTGGGGGCTCCTAATCCGATGCTATCAGGATTTAACGGGGGGGCTAGTTTTGCTTTGGGGTGGGTGGCTTTTTCTATAGCTGCCAATTCATTGAGAGAAGCGCTGACTGAGGTGGCAGCTTCTGTCAATTTTGTTCGGGCATTTTGTGTGCCGGCATCTGGGGGATAATAAGCGACAACTTTCGTTGATCTTGTACATCCTTGGAGCAACAAAATTGTCATAAGACTCACGACCAGCAATTTAATTTTCATCGTCCTTTTGACCATCGCAAGTGAGAGGTTAGTGGAAGTGCCATGACTGCATTTTAGAGTGCAATCAAGGCCTTGGCTATGATTGCGGTATTGAAGCAAGTTGGGAAGTGGCTGTCAATGAAATTATAGGGCTTTGATAGTTTTAGAGGCAATAAAGTGTTATAATTTAAATGTATTAGAGTAGAATTTTTAGGTGATTATATGCTTAAGACCCCTTCCCCCAACAGCCATTGGCGTGATTCAGCGCGTTATCCGCGGTTCTTTTTTGTGGATGCCAGAGCGGTTTTTCCAGTCTTCTTTTGTTTATTGCATATCAAGTTGTGGACAATTTTATTAGCTGTGTCGGTAACAGCGTTTTTCACGGTTTTGAATTATTATGGGTTTAGTGTAGCGGTTTTTGGTCGCTGGCTCAGGTGTACCCTTGCTGGACGAAGAAAAGTGGCCATACCTTGGTGGGTTTGACTAATTTTTAATAATTCCAAAAAATATAGTAACTTTCGTTATCCATGAGGCAAATAAATGGAATTGAGTAAACAGCTAGCTGCGCTGGCAAAGTCGTTGAATGTGAGATTTACTTTTAATGAAAAGCCTATAAGCTATGATGAGGTTTTCTCCTCGACTGGACTTTTGCCAGGTATAGCGCGTCGTGCTGACCAATTGTCTTCATTGTGTCTCGGGTATGGGATTGGCGCTATGTTTGATGATGCTGAAAAAACTTTGCTTGGTGTTGAAGTTAAGTTTGATGAAGTTACGCCTAATGTATTACGTTTATTATGCTTGACGGATGTGATGCTGGAGCTAATCAAATCCGCTGCCTCTAAGGATGCTGTGTCCTTAGATGAATTAATGTATGATTGAGTTGAGTCTTGCTGCAACATATTGATTTATTTAAGCTTTTTATTTGTCTCACTGTTTGTTTTCTCTGCCTTTTCCCCCAATGAACACCCTCCAAATGACTACATTTTGCACAGCCTGCTGACTACTTTTTATACAGGTATTCTGTGTTTAAATTAACTCCATAAAAACTTGACTAAAGTATGAAGCCAAAGGGGAGATTAAACACAATGCTATTAAACTATTTTAAATCCATGAAAGCCCTTGCCGTTGATTCTGGCAGTACCCGCCGCTATATACTATCAGGTATTAATTTACTGTTTGTAGGCTGTTTAGTGGTAGTTTTATTGAAGTCAGCAGCATTGTTGCCTATCACTATCGCATGTGAAATCCTGGCTAAATTTCTTTTGGGTCATTTAATAGAAAAGTGGATGCTGCGAGCAAAAGAAAAGCTTTTAAATAATTCAATTGGTTAAGGTGATAGCGATGCAGACTATGATAAAACATGAAAAAGCGCATAATTATGTATTTTTAGTATTTGCAGTGTTGGTAATGGCTATTTGTATTGTTTTAGCTATTGCCATTCTGTGTGATCTATCCTCAATGGTAACAATTAGTTTTCCAATTAAACAAGCAGGCAAGTTTGTATTAGGTAAGTTTCTAGAAATACTGATTCAACGCGGTATGAATGGCGTCAATTTGTTTATGAATTCCTCCAGCATTTAGTGGAGGAATTCAATCTTGCGGGAAGATTGGCAATATTAATTCCGTATTCATGCATTTTTACCTGTATTTTTCGCTTAATTTGTTATTTTCTAATATATCTTGCAGCCCCCTCCCTGTGTAAAATAAACACCAATCTGGCAGATTTTTTTACGATCTGTACCTCATAAATTATTACAGAATGCCTACCGCATTACGGCTATGTGGTGGCTATTGTAAGCAGAAATACAATCAACAATTCTCTTTGCTTTTTAATCTTAGTTTTATCAAGGTAAGCTGAATTTCCCATTTCTAAAAGGAGCCGATCAGAACCTGCATTATGAGTGGATTACTCAAGCAAAGGATAGCTAATAGTATGAATTTATTAATATTCTCTTAAGGTGGAGTAGGTAGAATGGACTCATGAACTAAAGAGCCAGAGCATAAAAAATGACTCTGGGATTTTAATGTTTGTGGAGGAGTTAACGTGAAAGAAAACAATAATAATACGTTGGTCGATGCTGAAGAACACAAACATGACCATGATAAAGAAGTAGTAGACCAAGTAGAAACAGTGGCTAGAAAAGTAAGAGAGGATGTAAGCCAGCTCAGGGGTCAGGTAACTACCCTTCAAAACCGCAATAATACCCAATTTTTTAAGCCAGCGACAGGTGAAGCAGCTAAAGTTATTGGGGGTTTGCTTGATAATGCTGTAGATGTGGCACGCAAAGAAGAAGAAAAAGCTCAAGAGTTATTGCAAGGTTCAAAATTGGGTTTAAGCGGGAGCTAAGAAT contains:
- the dotD gene encoding type IVB secretion system lipoprotein DotD, which produces MKIKLLVVSLMTILLLQGCTRSTKVVAYYPPDAGTQNARTKLTEAATSVSASLNELAAIEKATHPKAKLAPPLNPDSIGLGAPTSVDWTGPVEPLVAKLAAAGNYKFRVVGKNPNIPVLVAVYAVNMPIADILRDANYQAGKKADIVIYPSRRTIELRYRYS
- the icmT gene encoding IcmT/TraK family protein yields the protein MLKTPSPNSHWRDSARYPRFFFVDARAVFPVFFCLLHIKLWTILLAVSVTAFFTVLNYYGFSVAVFGRWLRCTLAGRRKVAIPWWV
- a CDS encoding type IV secretion IcmS family protein — its product is MELSKQLAALAKSLNVRFTFNEKPISYDEVFSSTGLLPGIARRADQLSSLCLGYGIGAMFDDAEKTLLGVEVKFDEVTPNVLRLLCLTDVMLELIKSAASKDAVSLDELMYD